A genomic window from Alkalihalobacillus sp. AL-G includes:
- a CDS encoding efflux RND transporter permease subunit yields the protein MNRIINFSLKNKFAVWLLTIIITVAGIYSGMNMKLETIPNITTPIVSVSTIYPGATPEEVADHVTKPIEKKVQNLNGVSVINSSSFQNVSNIQIQYKFDKNMDEAELEVEEALSNLTLPDKVNEPDVSRLSFNAFPVISLSIANENESLAQLTKRVEEEIAPALEGLEGVATVQVSGQQVEEVQLNFNQEKMEEFNLDQETVKNLIKGNDVTFPLGLYTFKDQEKSVVVDGNITTLEDLKSLEIPVVPARGNGIPQGISPSESGGTLPPAGQGKIQTEQNSVIPTVQLSEIAEIELLGKAESISRTNGQEAIGLQIVKAADANTVDVVNAVKQQAEEFEAEEESLTVISTFDQGEPIEESVNTMLSKALFGALFAVIIILLFLRNLRTTLISVISIPLSLLIAVLLLNQMDITLNIMTLGAMTVAIGRVVDDSIVVVENIYRRMSLKDEQLKGKALVREATKEMFKPIMSSTIVTIAVFLPLALVKGMVGELFLPFALTIVFALLASLLVAVTIVPMLAHGLFKKGVKLKHQHDEQHPGKLAAGYERVLSWTLNHKIITSILAIAMFVGSLALIPIVGVSFLSSGQEKMVVATYNPEPGQTLEEVKAQAKKAEDYFIGREGVETVQLSIGGENPMSPGQTNQALFFVGYDENTENFAEEKDQVIEDLKKISSTGEWASQSFGATGSSNKIKLFVYGDNLEELKPVVDELQQKMEEGDTFKKVSSSMSETYDEYTLVVNHEKLSELGLTAGQIGMALSPNRQQSVLTTIEKDGEELNVHVGVGVETYNSIDDLIEQKVQTPLGSEIAIKDVVEVQEGSTSNTVTRRDGKVYVEVSGVPSSENVAEASAILQDQINEVDLPAGVEVDIGGVTEDIQESFTQLGIAMLAAIAIVYFVLVVTFGGALAPFAILFSLPFSVIGGVLGLLISGETLSISAMIGALMLIGIVVTNAIVLVDRVIHKEEEGLATREALLEAGATRLRPILMTALATIGALLPLALGFEESGFISKGLGVTVIGGLASSTLLTLIIVPVVYEILSKFRRKKSTE from the coding sequence ATGAACAGAATCATTAACTTTTCATTAAAAAATAAGTTTGCAGTATGGTTACTGACGATCATCATTACTGTGGCCGGTATTTATTCGGGGATGAATATGAAGCTTGAAACGATACCGAATATTACGACACCAATCGTAAGTGTATCGACGATCTACCCTGGGGCAACACCAGAGGAAGTAGCCGATCACGTAACAAAACCGATTGAAAAAAAGGTGCAAAATTTGAATGGAGTCAGCGTCATAAATTCTTCCTCTTTTCAAAACGTTTCAAATATCCAAATTCAATATAAATTTGATAAAAACATGGATGAGGCTGAATTAGAGGTAGAGGAGGCATTGTCCAATTTGACCTTGCCAGATAAAGTGAATGAACCGGATGTTTCTAGACTCAGCTTTAATGCGTTTCCGGTCATCTCATTAAGTATAGCCAACGAAAACGAATCCTTGGCTCAGCTTACAAAGCGTGTAGAGGAGGAAATCGCACCTGCACTTGAAGGACTTGAAGGCGTTGCGACTGTTCAAGTTTCAGGGCAACAAGTTGAAGAGGTTCAACTCAACTTTAATCAAGAAAAAATGGAAGAGTTTAATTTAGATCAAGAGACTGTTAAAAACCTGATTAAAGGTAATGATGTAACCTTTCCACTTGGATTGTATACGTTTAAGGATCAAGAGAAATCTGTTGTTGTTGATGGGAACATTACGACACTTGAGGATCTGAAATCACTTGAAATACCTGTAGTTCCAGCGCGTGGAAATGGTATCCCACAAGGGATATCACCATCCGAAAGCGGGGGGACACTTCCTCCTGCGGGACAAGGAAAAATACAAACTGAACAAAATTCCGTTATTCCTACTGTTCAGCTAAGTGAGATTGCTGAAATCGAATTGTTGGGGAAAGCGGAATCGATTTCACGTACAAATGGGCAGGAAGCAATCGGACTTCAAATCGTAAAAGCAGCTGATGCAAACACGGTGGATGTTGTCAATGCAGTGAAACAGCAAGCTGAAGAATTTGAGGCAGAGGAAGAAAGCTTAACGGTCATATCGACGTTTGACCAGGGTGAGCCGATTGAGGAATCGGTCAATACAATGCTAAGCAAAGCGTTATTTGGAGCACTCTTTGCTGTGATCATCATCCTGTTATTTTTAAGAAACCTTCGAACGACGTTAATATCCGTTATCTCAATTCCGTTATCGCTATTGATCGCTGTTCTTTTACTGAATCAGATGGATATCACCCTTAATATTATGACACTTGGAGCAATGACGGTTGCAATCGGACGTGTTGTTGATGATTCGATTGTAGTCGTTGAAAACATCTACCGCCGTATGTCTTTAAAAGACGAACAGCTTAAAGGAAAAGCGTTGGTTAGGGAAGCAACGAAAGAAATGTTTAAACCGATTATGTCCTCAACAATTGTAACAATCGCTGTGTTTTTACCATTAGCACTCGTAAAAGGTATGGTTGGGGAATTGTTCTTACCGTTCGCATTGACGATCGTCTTTGCTCTTCTTGCCTCATTACTCGTAGCCGTTACAATTGTACCGATGCTTGCACATGGCTTGTTTAAAAAAGGAGTGAAGCTGAAACATCAACATGATGAACAACATCCTGGGAAGTTAGCTGCCGGGTACGAACGAGTGCTCAGCTGGACACTTAATCATAAAATCATAACCTCGATTTTAGCGATTGCAATGTTTGTTGGAAGTCTTGCACTCATCCCTATCGTTGGTGTAAGCTTCTTATCTTCTGGGCAAGAAAAAATGGTGGTGGCCACGTATAACCCTGAACCAGGCCAAACACTTGAGGAAGTTAAGGCACAGGCCAAAAAAGCGGAAGACTATTTTATTGGTCGAGAAGGGGTAGAAACCGTTCAATTATCCATTGGCGGTGAAAACCCAATGAGCCCAGGTCAAACGAATCAAGCGCTTTTCTTTGTCGGATATGATGAAAATACCGAAAACTTTGCAGAGGAAAAAGATCAAGTCATCGAAGACCTTAAGAAAATATCTTCGACTGGTGAATGGGCCTCCCAGAGTTTTGGGGCAACAGGAAGCAGTAATAAAATTAAATTATTCGTCTATGGGGATAACCTCGAAGAGTTAAAGCCTGTCGTTGATGAACTCCAGCAGAAAATGGAGGAAGGAGATACGTTTAAAAAGGTAAGCTCAAGTATGTCCGAAACCTATGATGAGTACACATTAGTCGTCAATCATGAAAAACTGAGTGAGCTTGGACTAACAGCGGGTCAGATTGGTATGGCACTTAGTCCGAATAGGCAACAATCTGTTTTGACAACGATTGAGAAGGATGGAGAAGAACTCAATGTTCATGTAGGTGTTGGAGTAGAAACGTATAACAGCATTGATGATTTAATTGAACAGAAGGTCCAAACCCCGCTCGGTTCGGAAATTGCAATTAAAGACGTTGTTGAGGTTCAGGAAGGCAGTACATCAAATACCGTAACTCGACGTGATGGAAAAGTATACGTAGAAGTAAGTGGTGTTCCGTCTTCAGAAAATGTCGCAGAGGCATCCGCTATTCTTCAAGATCAAATAAATGAGGTGGACTTACCAGCAGGTGTCGAAGTTGACATTGGCGGTGTGACCGAGGATATCCAAGAATCCTTCACCCAGCTTGGAATAGCGATGCTTGCGGCAATCGCCATTGTCTATTTCGTTCTCGTGGTGACATTTGGTGGAGCACTTGCACCATTTGCAATTCTTTTCTCACTTCCATTCAGTGTAATTGGCGGTGTACTCGGGTTGCTCATTTCAGGTGAGACGTTGAGTATTTCTGCTATGATTGGTGCACTCATGTTAATCGGTATTGTCGTTACGAATGCAATTGTCTTAGTGGATCGAGTCATTCATAAGGAAGAGGAAGGGCTAGCAACCCGAGAAGCGTTGTTGGAAGCTGGTGCAACCCGACTTCGTCCGATATTGATGACGGCTCTTGCTACCATTGGTGCTTTACTTCCACTCGCATTAGGATTTGAAGAAAGTGGCTTCATTTCCAAAGGACTTGGAGTAACAGTTATTGGAGGATTAGCAAGCTCTACGCTGTTAACATTGATTATCGTACCAGTCGTCTATGAAATTTTAAGCAAGTTCCGCCGTAAAAAGAGTACGGAGTAA
- a CDS encoding M14 family zinc carboxypeptidase, whose translation MNHKLISGIAALSLLVAPFTAVADTPKWHNVNVNETLQEEDGSLFNSENYDFVKYSKVDNYLQNIDAQSNRITIETPAESSQGHDLFVVTISEPSAKGKYGYYKGLRKKMFKNPNKAESFIEKHPDFKVPVMINASIHGTEFSGSDAALQLIQRFATADDEKTKQILEDHILIFNVVANPDGRIDATRFNGNGIDLNRDFITQSQPETRHTVELITEWNPMVLLDLHGYVQSYGGPDHPGLIEPCTPPHNPNYEYDLYSKWAMDQAEAMEDNIVEHREQYENTNTSNVDYQNMTGTYIPLRDDAWGWDDYPPIFTPMYAMYHGAYGYTLETPTNDWDGVKWHYDAVMGALEFSSEHKTEMIKDQINMFKRGIQFDHPYHEEGFFPKAYILPVDETDPTSTEKAVEHLMFNDVDVSRAKKSFEYDGQTYPAGTYIVDMSQAKAGLANTMLWDGEDITDITPAMYDISAWNLPELWGFEAIEVEADSNFNLKMFGVKKVTTDDGELVGNGPYVIPDSSVKAVNLANTLIENGYEVSRGENGEFVVYAESSADLKKTIKDSGIIVKTEETQGETASLSEQNITILRDGGIYKGQSHSGTLLALERLGFNVEEITPQQLAEEGLGDTDVFIYSGTSRLISYDLSRANAEFGLESAEQYNALKQNLQAFVEGGGKYIAVGAGASDATKQLGITDVTVNKGGYSSNGIVKVNYDSESLLTAGYEATDFGFVYRPVWYTNTDDMTVHASFINDESFFMAGHWENRSAAQGKPVIVKEKDEDVTLIGLEAGFRDHTDYLYRLLSNTIFTD comes from the coding sequence ATGAATCATAAATTAATCTCTGGAATTGCAGCACTTAGTTTACTAGTTGCACCGTTCACGGCCGTTGCAGATACACCGAAGTGGCACAATGTCAATGTGAACGAAACCCTCCAAGAGGAGGATGGGAGTCTATTCAACAGTGAAAACTATGACTTTGTAAAGTATTCAAAGGTGGATAACTACCTACAAAACATTGATGCACAAAGCAACCGGATTACAATCGAAACTCCTGCTGAATCTTCACAAGGACACGACTTATTCGTCGTAACCATTTCCGAGCCATCCGCTAAAGGCAAGTATGGCTATTATAAGGGACTCCGAAAAAAGATGTTCAAAAATCCGAACAAAGCTGAATCCTTCATCGAAAAGCATCCTGATTTTAAAGTACCTGTTATGATCAATGCCTCAATTCATGGAACTGAATTTTCTGGATCCGATGCAGCACTCCAATTAATCCAACGTTTTGCGACTGCTGATGACGAAAAGACGAAACAAATTCTTGAAGATCACATTTTAATCTTCAATGTTGTCGCCAACCCAGATGGTCGTATCGATGCTACTAGATTCAATGGAAATGGCATCGACCTCAACCGAGATTTTATAACTCAGTCTCAACCCGAAACAAGGCATACAGTAGAGTTGATTACAGAGTGGAATCCGATGGTACTCCTCGATCTCCATGGATATGTACAATCATACGGCGGGCCAGACCATCCAGGCTTGATCGAGCCATGTACACCACCACATAATCCCAACTACGAATATGATCTTTACTCTAAGTGGGCAATGGATCAAGCCGAAGCGATGGAAGACAATATTGTCGAACATCGTGAACAATACGAAAATACGAATACATCCAATGTCGACTATCAAAATATGACAGGGACGTATATTCCTCTGCGTGATGATGCATGGGGCTGGGACGATTATCCTCCGATTTTCACGCCTATGTATGCGATGTATCATGGTGCATATGGATACACGCTTGAGACACCGACTAACGATTGGGACGGTGTAAAATGGCACTATGATGCCGTTATGGGTGCATTGGAATTTTCCAGTGAACACAAAACGGAAATGATCAAGGATCAGATTAACATGTTCAAACGAGGGATCCAGTTCGACCATCCATATCACGAGGAAGGCTTTTTCCCTAAGGCTTATATTTTACCTGTAGATGAAACCGATCCGACTTCGACTGAAAAAGCAGTGGAGCATCTTATGTTCAATGATGTTGATGTCTCGAGAGCGAAAAAGTCATTTGAATATGATGGACAAACCTATCCAGCTGGGACGTACATTGTTGACATGAGTCAGGCGAAAGCTGGGCTTGCGAACACAATGCTCTGGGACGGAGAGGATATTACTGATATCACACCAGCGATGTACGATATTTCAGCTTGGAACCTGCCCGAACTATGGGGATTTGAAGCAATTGAAGTAGAAGCCGACAGTAATTTCAATCTGAAAATGTTCGGTGTGAAAAAAGTGACAACCGATGATGGTGAATTGGTTGGAAATGGGCCATATGTCATCCCTGATTCATCCGTTAAAGCTGTAAATCTTGCGAACACACTAATAGAAAACGGATATGAAGTAAGCCGCGGTGAAAATGGGGAATTTGTGGTCTATGCTGAATCGTCTGCAGATTTGAAAAAAACCATAAAGGATTCAGGCATCATCGTAAAAACAGAAGAAACGCAGGGTGAAACCGCATCGTTATCAGAACAGAATATCACCATCTTAAGAGATGGCGGAATATACAAAGGGCAATCTCATTCGGGAACGTTGTTGGCGTTAGAACGACTTGGCTTCAATGTTGAGGAGATCACGCCACAACAACTTGCAGAAGAGGGTCTTGGTGACACGGATGTATTTATATACAGCGGTACATCGCGATTGATTTCCTATGATCTTTCACGTGCCAATGCTGAATTCGGTCTCGAATCTGCAGAACAATACAACGCGCTGAAACAAAACCTACAAGCCTTTGTTGAAGGCGGAGGGAAATATATTGCTGTCGGAGCCGGTGCCTCAGATGCGACTAAGCAGCTAGGTATAACGGATGTGACCGTTAATAAAGGAGGCTACAGCAGCAACGGAATCGTCAAGGTGAATTATGATTCTGAGTCTCTTTTGACTGCAGGGTATGAAGCAACGGATTTCGGATTTGTGTACAGACCTGTTTGGTACACGAATACAGACGATATGACTGTTCATGCATCGTTCATAAACGATGAAAGCTTCTTTATGGCGGGTCACTGGGAGAACCGTTCCGCGGCACAAGGTAAACCGGTCATCGTAAAAGAAAAGGATGAGGATGTGACCTTAATCGGGCTTGAAGCAGGATTCCGTGATCACACCGACTACCTTTACCGTCTACTCTCTAATACCATTTTTACCGACTGA
- a CDS encoding FAD-dependent oxidoreductase has translation MKEQHQMPQYPEPYWRDGIDFPSFDAVNEDQNVDVAIIGAGISGITTAYLLSKEGLKVGLIDAGKILNGTTGHTTAKISAQHDLIYDELIQHVGVEKAKLYYQSNDEALQFIKQIVSEKSIDCDLSKEDAYLYSTTEQYDRKIEKEWKAYEKLGIPGETKTSIPFDAGATSALVMKDQAQFHPIKYLLPLVKEIEAAGGLFFENTTAVDVQNGAKPIVLTREGFRITCNYVVSCSHFPFYDSGFYFARMYAERSYVVAVEADKEYPGGMYLSVDNPSRSLRSTPYNGGKLILIGAENHKTGQGINTMKHYEALQDWGSKVLGIKSFPYRWSTQDLVTLDKIPYIGQMSSKEENIFVATGYKKWGMTTSAVAARLITDTILRKQNPYKELYTPSRFIADPSLKNFLIQNVDVAGHLIAGKVQTAEKKVDELTNDEAAVVKVQGKRAGAYKDTGGNLHIVDTTCTHMGCECEWNGGDRTWDCPCHGSRYTVDGDVIEGPAEKPLTKINFN, from the coding sequence ATGAAAGAGCAACATCAGATGCCTCAATACCCAGAGCCATACTGGAGAGATGGGATTGACTTCCCTTCTTTCGATGCTGTAAATGAAGATCAAAATGTTGATGTAGCTATCATCGGGGCTGGAATTTCCGGGATCACTACCGCTTATTTGTTATCAAAGGAAGGTTTAAAGGTGGGGTTGATCGATGCTGGAAAAATATTAAATGGAACAACCGGCCATACAACTGCAAAAATCAGCGCACAGCACGACCTCATTTATGATGAATTGATTCAGCATGTTGGTGTGGAGAAAGCAAAACTTTATTACCAATCCAATGATGAAGCGTTGCAATTCATTAAGCAAATCGTTTCCGAAAAAAGTATTGATTGTGACCTCAGCAAGGAAGATGCGTACCTATATTCTACGACTGAGCAGTATGACCGCAAGATCGAAAAGGAATGGAAAGCATACGAAAAGCTCGGAATCCCTGGTGAAACGAAAACCTCAATCCCCTTCGATGCGGGAGCCACATCCGCTCTTGTGATGAAGGATCAAGCACAATTTCACCCTATCAAATATTTGCTTCCTTTGGTTAAGGAGATTGAAGCAGCAGGTGGGTTGTTTTTCGAAAATACAACAGCGGTTGACGTTCAAAATGGCGCAAAACCGATCGTCCTCACAAGAGAAGGGTTCCGTATTACATGCAATTATGTCGTTTCTTGCTCTCACTTCCCTTTTTATGATAGCGGTTTTTATTTTGCGAGAATGTATGCTGAACGATCTTATGTAGTCGCGGTTGAAGCCGATAAGGAATACCCTGGTGGAATGTACTTAAGTGTGGATAACCCGAGCCGATCCTTACGTTCGACCCCTTACAATGGTGGAAAACTTATTTTAATTGGAGCAGAAAACCATAAAACCGGTCAAGGAATCAACACGATGAAGCATTACGAAGCTTTGCAAGACTGGGGAAGCAAGGTGCTCGGAATCAAATCATTCCCATATAGATGGTCGACCCAAGACTTAGTAACACTTGATAAGATCCCATATATCGGACAAATGAGTTCAAAAGAGGAAAACATTTTTGTTGCAACGGGGTATAAAAAATGGGGAATGACAACGAGTGCAGTTGCTGCCCGACTTATAACAGATACAATACTTAGAAAACAAAACCCATATAAAGAGCTATACACGCCATCCAGATTTATTGCTGACCCTAGCTTGAAAAACTTCTTGATACAAAACGTAGACGTAGCTGGCCACTTAATTGCCGGTAAGGTCCAAACAGCCGAAAAAAAAGTTGATGAGCTGACCAATGATGAAGCTGCGGTTGTAAAAGTCCAAGGAAAACGTGCCGGTGCCTACAAAGATACGGGTGGAAATCTTCACATCGTTGATACAACATGTACGCATATGGGATGTGAGTGTGAATGGAACGGCGGTGATCGGACGTGGGACTGCCCTTGTCACGGTTCAAGGTACACAGTTGACGGCGATGTTATTGAAGGGCCAGCAGAAAAACCGCTTACGAAGATTAACTTCAATTAA
- a CDS encoding TetR/AcrR family transcriptional regulator has product MKEKEIQIIEAAIKLFATKGFNSTSIQEIASESGISKGAFYLHFKSKDSLLLAILKYYTERIFSKIEKIEHESLPARDKFQKQLTSLFEEIQNQREFIIMQMREQAVPFNKDIERFIRSQRSKSHQFYQRGLQAIYGSEIEEYLWDLSLILQGIFHSYFELIIFDRAQFNLGQLAGFILNRADDLVTGLKQSKEQPIFSPEMIQRASLFQNENTNSDELIEQIENVKSETNNEDLLVTLDVLKSEIESENARIPVIQGMLSNLNAHPELGSLSNRIIEYFQITKE; this is encoded by the coding sequence ATGAAAGAAAAGGAAATTCAGATCATTGAAGCAGCCATCAAGCTATTTGCCACAAAAGGTTTTAATTCAACATCAATTCAGGAAATTGCGAGTGAAAGCGGAATCTCGAAAGGTGCCTTTTACTTACACTTTAAGTCAAAGGATTCGTTGCTTCTTGCTATTTTAAAATACTATACGGAACGAATTTTCAGTAAGATTGAGAAAATTGAGCATGAATCACTTCCCGCAAGAGATAAATTCCAAAAACAATTGACCAGTTTGTTTGAAGAGATTCAAAATCAGCGAGAATTCATCATTATGCAGATGAGAGAACAGGCCGTTCCGTTTAACAAAGACATTGAACGGTTTATCCGGAGTCAACGGAGTAAGTCTCATCAATTTTATCAACGGGGCCTCCAGGCGATCTACGGCTCCGAGATCGAAGAGTACTTATGGGATTTATCACTCATTTTACAAGGTATTTTCCACTCCTATTTTGAATTGATCATATTTGATAGAGCCCAGTTTAATCTCGGTCAGCTTGCAGGCTTTATTCTAAATCGAGCAGATGATCTTGTTACTGGTCTTAAACAATCGAAGGAACAACCGATTTTTTCACCGGAAATGATCCAACGGGCCTCACTATTTCAGAATGAAAACACAAATTCAGATGAACTAATCGAGCAGATTGAGAACGTTAAGAGTGAAACAAACAATGAAGACTTACTGGTCACGCTGGACGTACTGAAGTCAGAAATCGAAAGCGAAAACGCACGAATCCCCGTTATACAAGGAATGCTATCAAACTTAAACGCACACCCCGAACTCGGATCTCTATCCAACCGAATTATTGAATATTTTCAAATAACTAAAGAGTAA
- a CDS encoding ATP-binding protein, translating to MWDIFQDILVNVLFILFPTLFYHVFLREDDYISRKKVTSKFFITLAVSMLLTMTFPAIYAVGFSYDLRIIPIILAFIYCGIFPGTILVGIMLVYASVLGSDEFLLTLANYLVVILLLNLLSKKLYQHFKRYKYICISLFFLAITISRFVFLFSEGEGEQIPFTILLAIIKLITILSVVALIENIKKQLTMQRQLEHIEKMNAISQLAASVAHEVRNPMTTVRGFLQILSRNEHLPVSDKSFITISIEELDRAQTIINEYLALSKPQKSPFEKLDFTKVINDSIKVISTYATINNIEIATTIEDSLKVKGYKNEIQQVLINLMKNGVEAMEGSGTLEVIAEQKSNYIEIKIRDTGSGITKQQLKQLGTPYYSTKDKGTGLGLMVSFEIIKRMAGKIGIESEVGEGTTFTILLPAA from the coding sequence ATGTGGGATATTTTTCAGGATATATTGGTAAATGTACTGTTCATACTCTTCCCTACGCTTTTTTATCATGTTTTTCTTAGGGAAGACGACTACATAAGCCGAAAAAAGGTTACATCGAAATTTTTTATAACTCTAGCAGTTTCTATGCTTTTAACGATGACATTTCCAGCGATATATGCCGTCGGATTTTCTTATGACCTTCGTATCATCCCGATTATTCTAGCATTTATTTACTGCGGTATTTTTCCGGGTACTATACTTGTTGGGATCATGCTAGTATATGCATCGGTATTGGGTTCCGATGAATTCTTGCTCACGCTCGCTAATTACCTTGTGGTTATACTGCTACTTAATTTATTGTCGAAAAAGTTATATCAACACTTCAAGCGCTATAAATATATATGTATTTCACTGTTTTTTCTTGCCATCACTATTTCAAGGTTTGTTTTTCTGTTCTCAGAAGGAGAAGGAGAACAAATTCCATTTACAATCCTGCTCGCCATAATTAAACTCATTACAATACTCTCTGTTGTAGCGCTGATTGAAAATATAAAGAAACAGCTGACGATGCAACGCCAGCTCGAGCATATTGAAAAGATGAATGCAATCAGTCAGCTTGCAGCATCCGTTGCTCATGAAGTGCGAAATCCAATGACAACCGTCAGAGGATTCTTACAAATATTAAGTCGAAATGAACACCTCCCTGTATCCGACAAGTCCTTCATCACCATTTCCATCGAAGAACTTGATCGCGCACAAACGATTATCAATGAATATTTAGCATTGTCAAAACCGCAAAAAAGCCCGTTTGAAAAATTGGATTTCACCAAAGTGATCAATGACTCCATAAAAGTCATCTCAACGTATGCAACGATCAATAACATTGAAATCGCCACAACCATCGAGGATTCCTTAAAGGTAAAAGGGTATAAAAACGAAATCCAACAGGTACTTATCAATTTAATGAAAAACGGGGTTGAAGCGATGGAAGGCAGCGGTACTTTGGAAGTAATCGCAGAACAAAAATCCAATTATATCGAAATCAAAATTCGAGATACCGGCTCTGGTATTACGAAGCAACAGCTTAAACAATTAGGCACACCATATTACTCTACAAAAGATAAAGGAACGGGACTCGGACTTATGGTCAGCTTTGAAATTATTAAACGAATGGCTGGAAAAATTGGAATTGAATCTGAAGTTGGAGAGGGAACAACTTTTACAATCCTATTGCCTGCAGCATAA
- a CDS encoding acyl-CoA desaturase, giving the protein MKDLHSFGWYAARIAPHLPKKAFKPAPARLLGGLAYLLVTIASFFTIIFFDLNIWLNLLISIILGSSFAGMGFLGHEILHGTVVRKPWLRDLLGAIAFWPLTTGPRLWRKWHNMNHHLHTQDEEHDPDAWPSLQKFKKSRFLKWIYKIPFFIRAVAAFAFLAVTFTLHSIHMFWTYLKDFNPKKRPAVWLEAVLPWATWLGLLAWIGFGKWFFAFLLPLLIANFIVMCYISTNHRLNPLVPVNDPLANSLSVVTPKWVDVLHFNFSYHTEHHLFPGMNPKYYPMVKKHIKQMWPERYHEMNFGRALIALFKTPRVYYENHELGDPYRGSLFGSLGNGLDPKNIKARILKPEKE; this is encoded by the coding sequence ATGAAAGATCTTCATTCATTTGGTTGGTATGCAGCGAGAATTGCTCCACATCTTCCAAAGAAAGCGTTTAAACCAGCACCAGCACGACTTTTAGGTGGACTAGCTTATTTACTTGTTACCATTGCAAGTTTCTTTACGATTATTTTCTTTGATTTAAACATCTGGTTAAACCTTTTAATTAGTATCATTTTAGGATCAAGCTTTGCGGGTATGGGTTTCTTAGGTCATGAAATCTTGCACGGAACCGTTGTAAGAAAGCCGTGGTTACGCGATTTACTTGGTGCGATAGCCTTTTGGCCATTAACCACAGGCCCGAGGCTTTGGAGAAAGTGGCACAACATGAACCATCACCTTCATACGCAAGATGAAGAGCATGATCCAGACGCATGGCCAAGTCTTCAGAAGTTTAAGAAAAGCCGCTTTCTAAAATGGATTTACAAGATTCCTTTCTTTATTCGTGCGGTTGCAGCGTTTGCTTTCTTAGCCGTAACGTTTACGCTGCATTCCATTCATATGTTCTGGACATATTTAAAGGATTTTAACCCGAAAAAGCGCCCAGCCGTATGGCTTGAAGCAGTATTACCATGGGCGACATGGCTTGGTTTACTTGCATGGATAGGCTTTGGAAAGTGGTTCTTTGCCTTTTTACTGCCGCTCTTGATCGCGAACTTTATTGTGATGTGCTATATTTCAACGAATCATCGTTTGAATCCGCTTGTCCCAGTGAACGATCCACTTGCAAACAGTCTGTCCGTAGTTACGCCAAAATGGGTTGATGTGCTTCACTTTAACTTCTCTTACCATACGGAACACCATTTGTTTCCTGGAATGAACCCGAAATATTATCCGATGGTGAAAAAGCATATTAAGCAGATGTGGCCAGAACGCTATCATGAAATGAACTTCGGACGTGCACTCATAGCACTGTTCAAAACGCCTCGTGTTTATTACGAAAACCATGAGCTTGGCGACCCGTATCGTGGAAGCTTATTCGGTTCACTCGGTAATGGACTCGATCCGAAAAATATAAAGGCACGAATCTTGAAACCAGAGAAAGAGTAG